The following are from one region of the Salvia hispanica cultivar TCC Black 2014 chromosome 1, UniMelb_Shisp_WGS_1.0, whole genome shotgun sequence genome:
- the LOC125200996 gene encoding 60S ribosomal protein L30 — MVAAKKTKKTHESTNNRLALVMKSGKYTLGYKTVLKTLRSSKGKLILIANNCPPLRKSEIEYYAMLAKIGVHHYNGNNVDLGTACGKYFRVSCLSIVDPGDSDIIKSLPQ, encoded by the exons ATGGTGGCCGCCAAGAAGACT AAGAAGACTCATGAGAGCACCAACAACAGATTGGCTCTCGTAATGAAGAGCGGAAAATACACGCTTGGTTACAAGACCGTCCTCAAAACTCTCCGCAGTTCCAAAG gGAAATTGATACTGATCGCGAACAATTGCCCGCCGTTGAGGAAATCGGAGATTGAGTATTATGCCATGCTCGCCAAAATCGGTGTTCACCACTACAACGGGA ACAATGTCGATTTGGGCACAGCTTGTGGGAAATACTTCCGCGTTTCATGCCTCAGCATTGTTGACCCAG GTGACTCGGACATCATCAAGTCGTTACCCCAGTGA
- the LOC125200995 gene encoding glutathione hydrolase 1-like isoform X1 produces MMSVVMTSLWQLLLLSSLFVADAGNAGRHSVGAEHGIVATDHGLCSRIGRDVLVEGGHVVDAAVAAALCLGVVSPASSGIGGGAFMLVRLATGEADAFDMRETAPKHTSENMYDGNAGAKASGALSVAVPGELAGLAEAWRRHGKLPWRRLVAPSAVMAEKGFKISPYLHMQMVSSEAKIMQDKGLRDVFTRNGSLLKSGDVCYNKQLAKTLALISRAGIRPFYNGSIGLGLVRDVKKSGGVLTMEDLEEYSVKVRRPVRANAMGLEIIGMPPPSSGGPALVLILNILAGYKDSSDIPTSLMTHRQIEALKHAFAVRMSLGDPDFVHVGNVLKDMLSQEFAAELKKTIFDNTTFNSSHYGGRWNQIHDHGTSHISIVDGQRNAVSMTTTVNAYFGSKFMSPATGIILNNEMDDFSVPEDSTSPPSPANFIHPGKRPLSSMTPTIILKSGKLRAVVGASGGAMIIAATTEVLVNYATRGMDPLSSVLAPRSYHQLIPNVLQYENWTVPSGGHFEVPVETRAALAKKGHVLEGLAGGSICQFVVQQLNGSASNAGLLVGVSDPRKGGFPAGF; encoded by the exons ATGATGAGTGTTGTGATGACCTCTCTATGGCAGTTGCTCTTGCTGTCGTCATTGTTTGTCGCCGACGCAGGCAATGCTGGACGCCATAGCGTCGGCGCAGAGCACGGCATCGTGGCTACTGATCACGGCCTGTGCTCGAGGATCGGGAGGGACGTGCTCGTGGAAGGCGGCCATGTAGTGGATGCAGCAGTGGCCGCCGCTCTCTGCCTAGGTGTCGTCAGCCCCGCCTCTAGCGGCATTGGTGGCGGCGCCTTCATGCTTGTCCGCCTCGCCACTGGCGAGGCGGATGCGTTCGACATGAGAGAAACCGCCCCAAAGCATACTTCCGAG AACATGTATGATGGCAATGCCGGTGCGAAAGCTAGCGGGGCGCTATCCGTAGCAGTTCCTGGGGAGCTAGCAGGACTGGCGGAGGCGTGGAGGCGACACGGGAAGCTACCGTGGAGGAGGCTGGTTGCGCCTTCCGCGGTGATGGCAGAGAAGGGGTTCAAGATATCACCGTATCTGCACATGCAAATGGTGAGTTCGGAGGCGAAGATCATGCAGGACAAGGGGCTTCGCGATGTGTTCACGAGGAACGGGAGCCTGTTGAAGTCGGGCGACGTTTGCTACAACAAGCAGCTGGCGAAGACGCTGGCTCTCATCTCGAGGGCCGGAATAAGGCCATTTTACAACGGCTCTATTGGGCTCGGCCTAGTCAGAGATGTCAAGAAAAGTGGTGGAGTGTTGACTATGGAGGATTTGGAGGAGTATAGTGTGAAGGTGAGGAGACCGGTGAGGGCCAATGCCATGGGACTCGAGATCATAGGCATGCCCCCGCCTTCTTCTGGAGGCCCTGCTTTGGTTCTT ATTTTGAACATTCTGGCGGGGTATAAGGACAGCTCGGATATCCCGACCTCCCTTATGACCCACCGCCAGATTGAAGCTTTGAAGCACGCGTTCGCAGTGAGGATGAGCCTTGGCGATCCGGATTTCGTCCATGTTGGAAATGTATTGAAGGATATGTTGTCTCAAGAATTTGCTGCAGAATTGAAGAAGACCATTTTTGATAATACAACGTTTAATTCCAGCCACTATGGTGGAAG ATGGAACCAGATCCATGATCATGGCACCAGCCACATTTCCATCGTGGACGGCCAACGCAACGCGGTCTCCATGACCACCACCGTCAACGCATATTTCGGGTCCAAGTTCATGTCTCCAGCCACCGGCATCATCCTGAATAACGAAATGGATGACTTCTCAGTGCCTGAAGACAGCACGTCGCCTCCTTCTCCGGCTAACTTCATCCACCCCGGGAAGAGGCCATTGTCGTCGATGACGCCTACAATCATTCTCAAG AGTGGAAAATTGAGAGCAGTTGTGGGTGCAAGTGGAGGAGCAATGATAATAGCTGCAACAACTGAAGTTTTGGTAAACTATGCAACAAGAGGGATGGATCCACTCTCTTCTGTTCTAGCTCCAAGGTCATACCATCAG TTGATCCCGAACGTGCTTCAGTACGAGAACTGGACAGTGCCATCGGGCGGCCATTTTGAGGTCCCGGTGGAGACTAGGGCCGCTCTGGCAAAGAAGGGTCATGTTCTTGAGGGCCTTGCCGGTGGCTCAATATGCCAATTTGTGGTTCAACAACTCAATGGCTCAGCATCAAATGCAGGGTTGCTTGTTGGTGTGAGTGATCCTAGAAAGGGTGGATTCCCAGCTggtttttga
- the LOC125206211 gene encoding 18S rRNA aminocarboxypropyltransferase isoform X2, which translates to MGPKQQKQRRYRKENHRQHAQGPSHQLNSDADDGSLPIDPAEEEQEQQVPAVQLAMWDFGQCDAKRCTGRKLARFGFLKEMRVGTGFGGIALSPVGTQCVSQEDLELIKRRGLAVVDCSWARLDDVPFSKLRCAAPRLLPWLVAANPVNYGRPCELSCVEALAAALIICGEEETGHLILSKFKWGHAFLSLNRELLKAYSECKNGADMITVQNEWLSQQNSRHSDKDINNGQGEHSGSNNDEDGSGSGSEDGLPPLEKNMNHLSLEESDDDSE; encoded by the exons ATGGGTCCTAAGCAGCAGAAACAACGCCGATACAGGAAAGAAAACCACCGCCAACACGCGCAAGGACCGTCTCATCAGCTCAACAG TGATGCTGATGACGGGTCTTTGCCGATTGATCCAG CTGAAGAAGAACAGGAGCAACAAGTTCCTGCGGTTCAGCTCGCCATGTGG GATTTTGGGCAGTGCGATGCAAAGAGATGCACGGGACGCAAGCTTGCAAGATTTGGATTTTTGAAA GAAATGCGAGTTGGTACTGGATTTGGAGGAATTGCTCTGAG TCCCGTTGGAACACAATGTGTCTCCCAAGAGGATCTTGAGTTAATAAAAAGGCGAGGTTTAGCTGTTGTTGATTGCTCTTGGGCGCGTCTAGATGATGTGCCTTTCTCCAAGCTGCGTTGTGCTGCTCCTCGTCTTT TGCCTTGGTTGGTGGCAGCAAATCCGGTAAATTATGGCCGGCCTTGTGAGCTTTCATGCGTTGAGGCGCTAGCTGCTGCTTTGATAATATG tggagaagaagaaaccGGACATCTAATTCTCAGCAAGTTCAAATGGGGTCATGCGTTCTTGTCGCTAAACAG AGAGCTTCTCAAGGCGTATTCTGAATGCAAGAATGGGGCTGACATGATTACTGTCCAAAACGAGTGGCTTTCGCAGCAGAACTCACGACATTCAGACAAGGACATCAATAATGGGCAAG GTGAGCATTCTGGGTCCAATAATGATGAGGATGGGTCGGGCAGTGGCTCCGAGGACGGTCTTCCTCCGCTTGAAAAAAACATGAATCACTTGAGTTTAGAGGAGAGTGACGATGACAGCGAGTGA
- the LOC125200995 gene encoding glutathione hydrolase 1-like isoform X2, translated as MMSVVMTSLWQLLLLSSLFVADAGNAGRHSVGAEHGIVATDHGLCSRIGRDVLVEGGHVVDAAVAAALCLGVVSPASSGIGGGAFMLVRLATGEADAFDMRETAPKHTSENMYDGNAGAKASGALSVAVPGELAGLAEAWRRHGKLPWRRLVAPSAVMAEKGFKISPYLHMQMVSSEAKIMQDKGLRDVFTRNGSLLKSGDVCYNKQLAKTLALISRAGIRPFYNGSIGLGLVRDVKKSGGVLTMEDLEEYSVKVRRPVRANAMGLEIIGMPPPSSGGPALVLILNILAGYKDSSDIPTSLMTHRQIEALKHAFAVRMSLGDPDFVHVGNVLKDMLSQEFAAELKKTIFDNTTFNSSHYGGRWNQIHDHGTSHISIVDGQRNAVSMTTTVNAYFGSKFMSPATGIILNNEMDDFSVPEDSTSPPSPANFIHPGKRPLSSMTPTIILKSGKLRAVVGASGGAMIIAATTEVLVNYATRGMDPLSSVLAPRSYHQVTKACQSIVCVC; from the exons ATGATGAGTGTTGTGATGACCTCTCTATGGCAGTTGCTCTTGCTGTCGTCATTGTTTGTCGCCGACGCAGGCAATGCTGGACGCCATAGCGTCGGCGCAGAGCACGGCATCGTGGCTACTGATCACGGCCTGTGCTCGAGGATCGGGAGGGACGTGCTCGTGGAAGGCGGCCATGTAGTGGATGCAGCAGTGGCCGCCGCTCTCTGCCTAGGTGTCGTCAGCCCCGCCTCTAGCGGCATTGGTGGCGGCGCCTTCATGCTTGTCCGCCTCGCCACTGGCGAGGCGGATGCGTTCGACATGAGAGAAACCGCCCCAAAGCATACTTCCGAG AACATGTATGATGGCAATGCCGGTGCGAAAGCTAGCGGGGCGCTATCCGTAGCAGTTCCTGGGGAGCTAGCAGGACTGGCGGAGGCGTGGAGGCGACACGGGAAGCTACCGTGGAGGAGGCTGGTTGCGCCTTCCGCGGTGATGGCAGAGAAGGGGTTCAAGATATCACCGTATCTGCACATGCAAATGGTGAGTTCGGAGGCGAAGATCATGCAGGACAAGGGGCTTCGCGATGTGTTCACGAGGAACGGGAGCCTGTTGAAGTCGGGCGACGTTTGCTACAACAAGCAGCTGGCGAAGACGCTGGCTCTCATCTCGAGGGCCGGAATAAGGCCATTTTACAACGGCTCTATTGGGCTCGGCCTAGTCAGAGATGTCAAGAAAAGTGGTGGAGTGTTGACTATGGAGGATTTGGAGGAGTATAGTGTGAAGGTGAGGAGACCGGTGAGGGCCAATGCCATGGGACTCGAGATCATAGGCATGCCCCCGCCTTCTTCTGGAGGCCCTGCTTTGGTTCTT ATTTTGAACATTCTGGCGGGGTATAAGGACAGCTCGGATATCCCGACCTCCCTTATGACCCACCGCCAGATTGAAGCTTTGAAGCACGCGTTCGCAGTGAGGATGAGCCTTGGCGATCCGGATTTCGTCCATGTTGGAAATGTATTGAAGGATATGTTGTCTCAAGAATTTGCTGCAGAATTGAAGAAGACCATTTTTGATAATACAACGTTTAATTCCAGCCACTATGGTGGAAG ATGGAACCAGATCCATGATCATGGCACCAGCCACATTTCCATCGTGGACGGCCAACGCAACGCGGTCTCCATGACCACCACCGTCAACGCATATTTCGGGTCCAAGTTCATGTCTCCAGCCACCGGCATCATCCTGAATAACGAAATGGATGACTTCTCAGTGCCTGAAGACAGCACGTCGCCTCCTTCTCCGGCTAACTTCATCCACCCCGGGAAGAGGCCATTGTCGTCGATGACGCCTACAATCATTCTCAAG AGTGGAAAATTGAGAGCAGTTGTGGGTGCAAGTGGAGGAGCAATGATAATAGCTGCAACAACTGAAGTTTTGGTAAACTATGCAACAAGAGGGATGGATCCACTCTCTTCTGTTCTAGCTCCAAGGTCATACCATCAGGTAACGAAAGCATGCCAATCAATCGTGTGCGTCTGTTGA
- the LOC125206211 gene encoding 18S rRNA aminocarboxypropyltransferase isoform X1, translated as MGPKQQKQRRYRKENHRQHAQGPSHQLNSDADDGSLPIDPAAEEEQEQQVPAVQLAMWDFGQCDAKRCTGRKLARFGFLKEMRVGTGFGGIALSPVGTQCVSQEDLELIKRRGLAVVDCSWARLDDVPFSKLRCAAPRLLPWLVAANPVNYGRPCELSCVEALAAALIICGEEETGHLILSKFKWGHAFLSLNRELLKAYSECKNGADMITVQNEWLSQQNSRHSDKDINNGQGEHSGSNNDEDGSGSGSEDGLPPLEKNMNHLSLEESDDDSE; from the exons ATGGGTCCTAAGCAGCAGAAACAACGCCGATACAGGAAAGAAAACCACCGCCAACACGCGCAAGGACCGTCTCATCAGCTCAACAG TGATGCTGATGACGGGTCTTTGCCGATTGATCCAG CAGCTGAAGAAGAACAGGAGCAACAAGTTCCTGCGGTTCAGCTCGCCATGTGG GATTTTGGGCAGTGCGATGCAAAGAGATGCACGGGACGCAAGCTTGCAAGATTTGGATTTTTGAAA GAAATGCGAGTTGGTACTGGATTTGGAGGAATTGCTCTGAG TCCCGTTGGAACACAATGTGTCTCCCAAGAGGATCTTGAGTTAATAAAAAGGCGAGGTTTAGCTGTTGTTGATTGCTCTTGGGCGCGTCTAGATGATGTGCCTTTCTCCAAGCTGCGTTGTGCTGCTCCTCGTCTTT TGCCTTGGTTGGTGGCAGCAAATCCGGTAAATTATGGCCGGCCTTGTGAGCTTTCATGCGTTGAGGCGCTAGCTGCTGCTTTGATAATATG tggagaagaagaaaccGGACATCTAATTCTCAGCAAGTTCAAATGGGGTCATGCGTTCTTGTCGCTAAACAG AGAGCTTCTCAAGGCGTATTCTGAATGCAAGAATGGGGCTGACATGATTACTGTCCAAAACGAGTGGCTTTCGCAGCAGAACTCACGACATTCAGACAAGGACATCAATAATGGGCAAG GTGAGCATTCTGGGTCCAATAATGATGAGGATGGGTCGGGCAGTGGCTCCGAGGACGGTCTTCCTCCGCTTGAAAAAAACATGAATCACTTGAGTTTAGAGGAGAGTGACGATGACAGCGAGTGA